In Candidatus Deferrimicrobium sp., the following proteins share a genomic window:
- a CDS encoding FtsW/RodA/SpoVE family cell cycle protein, producing ASCSLVPVCSRNRIAVPSLFALRAIPSTRALIARAPCEPPSASTANGVSRWINLRFFTFQPSEFAKFALLAFAAWAIDRNGENPKQGYRAFLPMLAVMGLFVAVILKEPDFGMAVVIIASFLVIVFIAGFPWKLLAAFAAVGAVGATLLVLAKPYRVARIQAFLDPISQARTAGYQVVQSLIAFSNGGLLGAGVGGGKQKLFYLPEMHTDYIFSVIGEEFGFAGVTLVGACFVTMVWVGYRIARRARDPFGMYLAMGVSSVIGIQALMNMMVGLSMLPPKGMVLPFLSYGGSSLILHLAAIGVLMNISLKGADGIATADDRSRGRDRWARLSGDRPC from the coding sequence CCCCCTGCGAACCTCCCAGCGCCAGCACGGCGAACGGCGTCTCCCGGTGGATCAACCTGCGCTTCTTCACCTTCCAGCCTTCCGAGTTCGCGAAGTTCGCCCTGCTCGCCTTCGCCGCGTGGGCCATCGACCGGAACGGGGAGAACCCGAAGCAGGGGTACCGCGCGTTCCTTCCGATGTTGGCGGTGATGGGGCTGTTCGTCGCGGTGATCCTGAAGGAGCCCGACTTCGGGATGGCCGTCGTGATCATCGCGTCGTTCCTCGTGATCGTGTTCATCGCCGGGTTCCCCTGGAAGCTCTTGGCCGCCTTCGCCGCCGTGGGCGCCGTGGGCGCCACTCTACTCGTCCTGGCCAAGCCGTACCGGGTCGCGCGGATCCAGGCGTTCCTCGACCCGATCTCGCAGGCACGGACGGCGGGCTACCAGGTCGTGCAGTCCCTGATCGCCTTTTCCAACGGGGGTCTCCTCGGTGCGGGCGTCGGCGGGGGAAAGCAGAAGCTGTTCTACCTGCCGGAGATGCACACCGACTATATCTTCTCGGTGATCGGGGAGGAGTTCGGGTTCGCCGGCGTGACGCTGGTCGGCGCGTGCTTCGTCACCATGGTGTGGGTGGGGTACCGGATCGCGCGCAGGGCGCGGGACCCGTTCGGGATGTACCTCGCCATGGGGGTTTCCTCCGTGATCGGCATCCAGGCGCTGATGAACATGATGGTGGGGCTGTCGATGCTCCCCCCGAAGGGAATGGTGCTCCCGTTTCTGAGCTACGGGGGGAGTTCCCTGATTCTGCACCTGGCGGCGATCGGTGTGCTGATGAACATATCCCTGAAGGGGGCGGATGGCATTGCCACTGCGGATGATCGTAGCCGGGGGAGGGACCGGTGGGCACGTCTTTCCGGGGATCGCCCTTGCTGA
- a CDS encoding UDP-N-acetylglucosamine--N-acetylmuramyl-(pentapeptide) pyrophosphoryl-undecaprenol N-acetylglucosamine transferase: protein MALPLRMIVAGGGTGGHVFPGIALADAFLSLCPDGVVSFVGTREGLEARAVPARGFPIDFVPSGQVRGKGTGALPGALRMVLGFPVAVGVLRRRRPDLVFGVGGYASVPVALSAALLGIPLFLQEQNSVPGRSNRFLSRHAVRVFAGFSCAVPFFPPGRAEVTGNPVRSEIVAAARACGREEPPETPFTVLALGGSQGARAINARVLGMARRAKREGTAIRFLLQTGTREHEAVARSVREEALPVEPFPFTDRIGDWYPRCHVVLMRAGALSIAEAALFGRPCVLVPYPFAADDHQVGNAREFCASGAGAWLPEVEATEEALWSTLWNLGGDRLARERAGAAAVSFSRPGAAVEAVRAALRLSGNAPGKGVASNV from the coding sequence ATGGCATTGCCACTGCGGATGATCGTAGCCGGGGGAGGGACCGGTGGGCACGTCTTTCCGGGGATCGCCCTTGCTGATGCGTTTCTCTCCCTCTGTCCCGACGGTGTCGTCTCCTTCGTCGGGACAAGGGAAGGTCTCGAGGCGCGGGCCGTTCCGGCAAGGGGGTTCCCGATCGACTTCGTCCCTTCAGGCCAGGTTCGAGGAAAGGGGACCGGGGCCCTCCCGGGCGCCCTCCGGATGGTGCTCGGATTTCCAGTGGCGGTGGGAGTCTTGAGGCGGCGTCGCCCGGACCTGGTCTTCGGCGTGGGGGGATACGCCTCGGTGCCGGTCGCGCTTTCCGCCGCGCTCCTGGGCATCCCGTTGTTCCTGCAGGAGCAGAACAGCGTGCCCGGCCGCTCGAACCGGTTCCTGTCGCGGCATGCGGTCCGGGTGTTCGCCGGCTTTTCGTGCGCGGTTCCATTCTTCCCCCCTGGTCGGGCGGAAGTCACGGGGAACCCGGTCCGTTCGGAGATCGTCGCGGCCGCGCGAGCCTGCGGACGGGAGGAACCGCCGGAGACGCCGTTCACCGTGCTGGCGCTGGGAGGTTCACAGGGGGCGCGGGCGATCAACGCCCGGGTGCTGGGGATGGCCCGGAGAGCGAAGAGAGAGGGGACCGCGATACGGTTTCTGCTGCAGACGGGGACGAGGGAGCACGAGGCGGTAGCGCGATCGGTGAGGGAGGAGGCCCTCCCGGTGGAGCCGTTTCCGTTCACCGACCGGATCGGTGATTGGTACCCGCGCTGCCACGTCGTTCTGATGCGCGCGGGAGCCCTGTCCATCGCCGAAGCGGCGCTCTTCGGGCGCCCGTGCGTCCTCGTTCCATACCCTTTTGCGGCGGACGACCACCAGGTGGGGAACGCGAGGGAGTTCTGCGCTTCCGGCGCCGGGGCGTGGCTGCCGGAAGTCGAGGCGACGGAGGAGGCGCTCTGGTCGACGCTGTGGAACCTCGGCGGCGATCGGCTCGCGAGGGAGCGCGCGGGAGCGGCGGCGGTTTCCTTCTCCCGGCCCGGGGCCGCCGTAGAGGCGGTTCGTGCGGCGCTGCGGCTGTCCGGGAACGCACCCGGGAAGGGGGTCGCCTCGAATGTATAG
- the murC gene encoding UDP-N-acetylmuramate--L-alanine ligase: MYRKGLPIHFVGIGGIGMSGIAELLLNLGYRVSGSDLRRSDTTERLERLGAVVRTGHSASNVPEDGHVVVISSAIRQDNPEVLESHRRKIPVIPRAEMLAELMRMKYGIAIAGTHGKTTTTSMVATVLATAGWDPTAVVGGKLNSLGSNAKLGQGEFLVAEADESDGSFLKLSPTVAVVTNIDPEHLDFYSGIGQIKETFLHFINKVPFYGFSVLCIDHPNVQELIPSVEKTFVTYGFSRSADYRAEAVVASGMTSRFDVFARGERLGEVFLRAPGRHNVSNALASASVALELGIPFDQVCAGLSAYAGVGRRFQVKGEIGGVTVVDDYGHHPVEVRATLAAAREVWPGRRIVVGFQPHRYSRTRALFKEFLSAFQDADVLLVFDVYSAGEEPIEGATGEALCIAVGEHGHREARYLGKAVGAGEAVRVILQPGDIFLTMGAGDVWKLGEGLLPR; this comes from the coding sequence ATGTATAGAAAGGGACTCCCCATCCACTTCGTGGGAATCGGCGGCATCGGGATGAGCGGAATCGCGGAACTGCTCCTGAACCTCGGGTACCGGGTGTCGGGGTCCGACCTGCGCCGCTCCGACACGACGGAGCGGCTGGAGCGGCTCGGGGCGGTGGTGCGGACGGGGCACTCCGCCTCGAACGTCCCGGAAGACGGCCACGTGGTGGTCATCTCCTCTGCGATCCGGCAGGACAACCCCGAGGTCCTCGAGTCGCACCGCCGGAAGATCCCGGTGATCCCTCGAGCGGAGATGCTGGCCGAGTTGATGCGGATGAAGTACGGCATCGCGATCGCCGGAACGCACGGGAAGACCACAACGACCTCTATGGTCGCTACGGTGCTCGCGACGGCCGGATGGGACCCGACAGCGGTCGTGGGCGGGAAGCTGAACAGCCTCGGATCCAACGCGAAGCTGGGTCAGGGGGAGTTCCTCGTCGCGGAAGCGGACGAGAGCGACGGCTCGTTCCTGAAACTTTCGCCCACGGTGGCGGTGGTCACCAACATCGACCCGGAGCACCTCGATTTCTATTCGGGGATCGGGCAGATCAAGGAGACGTTCCTCCACTTCATCAACAAGGTCCCCTTCTACGGGTTCTCGGTCCTGTGCATCGACCACCCCAATGTCCAGGAGTTGATCCCCTCCGTGGAGAAGACCTTCGTCACCTACGGCTTCTCCCGCTCCGCGGACTACCGTGCGGAGGCAGTGGTCGCGTCCGGGATGACGAGCCGGTTCGATGTCTTCGCGAGGGGCGAGCGGCTCGGAGAGGTCTTCCTCCGGGCGCCCGGCCGCCACAACGTCAGCAACGCGCTGGCGTCGGCGTCGGTCGCACTGGAGCTCGGGATCCCGTTCGACCAGGTGTGCGCGGGCCTGTCCGCGTACGCCGGAGTGGGGCGGCGCTTCCAGGTGAAGGGAGAGATCGGCGGCGTCACGGTGGTGGACGATTACGGCCACCACCCGGTGGAAGTTCGGGCGACCCTTGCGGCGGCGCGGGAGGTCTGGCCCGGCCGGCGGATCGTCGTCGGGTTTCAACCCCACCGGTACTCGCGCACCCGGGCGCTGTTCAAGGAGTTCCTCTCGGCGTTCCAGGATGCGGACGTGCTGCTCGTCTTCGACGTGTACTCCGCGGGGGAGGAGCCGATCGAGGGCGCCACCGGCGAAGCGCTGTGCATCGCGGTCGGGGAGCACGGACATCGGGAGGCCCGGTATTTGGGTAAAGCCGTCGGAGCGGGGGAGGCGGTTCGCGTCATCCTGCAACCGGGGGACATCTTTCTGACGATGGGGGCCGGCGATGTCTGGAAACTGGGCGAAGGCCTTCTCCCGCGGTAG
- the murB gene encoding UDP-N-acetylmuramate dehydrogenase yields MRNIEVAFQVNLREYTTIGIGGAADRLVFPRSAAQVREVVVSEGRSGRPVQVLGAGSNLLVADRGVSATVLCTKKHLSKVVFLSGGSVVVEAGAMLPRLAVLCALSGLSGIEQLSGIPGTVGGALSMNAGAYGQSIGELVEWVEVVDAEGEIHRVEARAIRFGYREAKYPVQGIVVRAGFRFGAGTREAVFERMRQFNEKRRASQPWGEKTFGSAFRNPPEGVGKARELLERAGMKGEREGDACFSEKHANFLVNRGRATAADVRRLLSRGQSAVRVSCGVLLLPEVKMWGDFDV; encoded by the coding sequence GTGCGGAACATTGAGGTCGCGTTCCAGGTGAATCTGCGGGAGTACACCACCATCGGGATCGGGGGCGCCGCCGATCGGCTGGTGTTTCCGCGGTCGGCGGCGCAGGTCCGCGAGGTCGTCGTGTCAGAGGGCCGTTCGGGGCGCCCTGTACAGGTCCTGGGGGCGGGATCCAACCTCCTGGTGGCGGACAGAGGCGTGTCGGCCACCGTGCTGTGCACGAAGAAGCACCTCTCCAAGGTGGTGTTCCTCTCCGGCGGGTCGGTGGTCGTCGAGGCGGGAGCGATGCTCCCCCGGCTGGCCGTGCTCTGTGCCCTGTCCGGACTCTCTGGGATAGAGCAACTCTCGGGGATCCCGGGAACGGTGGGCGGCGCGCTGTCGATGAACGCCGGGGCCTACGGGCAGAGCATCGGGGAGTTGGTGGAGTGGGTGGAGGTGGTCGACGCCGAAGGGGAGATTCACAGGGTCGAGGCGCGGGCGATCCGGTTCGGGTACCGCGAGGCGAAATATCCCGTCCAGGGGATCGTGGTGCGGGCCGGGTTCCGGTTCGGGGCCGGGACGAGGGAGGCCGTGTTCGAGCGGATGCGGCAGTTCAACGAGAAGCGTCGTGCCAGCCAGCCTTGGGGAGAGAAGACCTTCGGGTCCGCGTTCCGCAATCCCCCCGAGGGCGTGGGAAAGGCCAGGGAGCTGCTCGAGCGGGCGGGCATGAAGGGCGAGCGGGAAGGGGACGCCTGCTTCTCCGAGAAGCACGCAAATTTCCTCGTGAACCGGGGACGCGCCACCGCGGCGGATGTCCGGCGGCTCCTGTCCCGCGGACAGAGCGCGGTGCGGGTGTCCTGCGGCGTCCTGCTCCTGCCCGAGGTCAAAATGTGGGGGGATTTCGATGTCTGA